In Cryptococcus depauperatus CBS 7841 chromosome 4, complete sequence, a single window of DNA contains:
- a CDS encoding inosine triphosphate pyrophosphatase, translating to MSSFVFVTGNANKLREVKAILAAGGSGIGCTNQAVDVPEVQGTTQEVAIAKVKAAAEKLGTACVTEDTALCFESLSGLPGPYIKDFMAKLGHEGLNTLLSGFPSKRATALCTFAYSPGPGQEPILFEGRTEGIIVPARGPANFGWDPIFQPSEANGRTYAEMDGEEKNKISHRYRALEKLKEYLSAQEKEA from the exons ATGTCATCTTTTG TCTTTGTTACCGGTAATGCCAATAAGCTCCGTGAAGTCAAGGCTATCCTCGCTGCAGGTGGAAGTGGTATTGGATGTACTAACCAGGCCGTTGACG TGCCCGAGGTACAAGGTACTACCCAAGAAGTTGCCATTGCTAAAGTTAAAGCAGCTGCTGAAAAG CTAGGTACTGCATGTGTGACGGAAGATACTGCGCTGTGCTTTGAGTCTCTGAGTGGTTTACCTGGGCCTTACATCAAGGATTTTATGGCAAAACTTGGCCATGAAG GCCTCAACACCCTTCTGTCTGGATTCCCTTCAAAGCGTGCGACTGCTCTGTGTACATTTGCCTATTCACCAGGTCCAGGTCAAGAGCCCATCTTGTTTGAAGGTCGAACCGAAGGCATCATCGTTCCTGCTCGTGGGCCTGCGAATTTTGGATGGGATCCCATATTCCAACCGTCTGAGGCCAATGGTAGGACATACGCAGAAATGGATGgcgaagaaaagaacaaaatctCCCATCGATATAGAGCGCTAGAAAAGCTCAAGGAGTATCTGAGTGcgcaagagaaagaggcgTAG